TTCTCTGGGGCAGCTTGGAGAATCTTTTGTTCTCGCCTCGGAAAGTTGTGCGTTTGACCTGATCGGAGCGCGATTTATTCGCGACGTGGAACCCGGGGAAATGGTGGTGATCTCAAAGGGAGGTGTGGAGTCCTACCGGCTGTTTCCCAGAAAAGACAGCGCCCCTTGTATTTTTGAACTCGTTTACTTTGCACGGCCGGACAGTCAGGTCTTTGGTATTCCTGTCTATCCGGCCCGGAAAGAGCTGGGCCGTCAACTCGCCCTCTTGCATCCGATTGAGGCCGATCTCGTCATCCCTGTTCCGGATTCTGGAGTCGCCGCCGCCCTCGGATATTCGGAAGCCTCCGGAATCCCGTTCGATATGGGACTTGTGAGAAATCATTATGTTGGGAGGACCTTCATCGAACCCAAGCAAGCAATTCGACACTTTGGCGTCAAGATCAAGCTGAATGCCGTTCCGGATCTTCTAAAAGGCAAAAAGGTCGTTGTGGTCGATGATTCCATTGTCCGGGGAACAACCAGCCGAAAGATTGTCACGATGCTCAGGGCAGCTGGTGCGAGTGAGGTGCATATGCGCATTGCCTCTGCACCGATTGTCTCTCCCTGTTTCTACGGGATCGATACACCGACTCGGGGGGAGTTGATCGCTTCAACGCACGATCTCGAAGAAATCCGGCGTTATCTGAAAGCCGATTCCGTGGGATATCTGACCGTTTCCGCCATGGAAGAGGTCATGCGCTCGTTAAATGTCCGCAAAGAACCAGCTTCCTCTTCCTCCAAAGAAGAGCAGTTTTGCAATGCCTGTTTTACGGGAAACTATCCTATCCCCTTTACCCAGGAAGAGCGAATTCAGCACGGACTGTTTGACCTGATCCAAATCGGAGGGCTGTCCCGCAATCCATCAGACATCCAGGAATAGAGAGAATGTCATCATTTGGGAGAAGAGACTGGCTCTGATTTGATCGAGTCCTGACTGACAGTCGCATTTGGTGGCAATACGCTGACAAGCACCCGGGAAATCCTGTCATTTTTTTCCGTCACCGCAACATATCCGAACGATTTTTTGAAAACAAGATATGTCGACCGCCCGAACGGAACCACCCAACTGGGCTTTACAATACCAGGCTCCTGTGGGTCATACTTTTTCCCGATGTAAAATCCGCCGATGTCCCGATTGTCCCACTTTTTTTCAAAAATGGCGTAATATAAGTACTTACCATGAAAAACAAGCCGGATTCCTTTTCCCGAATAGAACCAGATGGTTCTCCCATACATTTCGACGGGTGGGGACTTTGGAAGTCCGATCTTTTTCTGAACATTCTCCATCGTTTCGCCGGGATTGAGGAAAAATGGTTTATCTGCCCGCCTCCTTGCGCGAGAACGCCCAGTTTCTCTTTCCTGTTCGCCGGAAACGATTTCCGGATGGGTTCCCCGAATCAGAAACCGCCAACCGGGAAGACGCGAGAGAGAATGAAAGATCTTCTGCGCAGCAGGACGTTTCCCTCGCGTGACATCCCAGACCGCCAGATCATATTCGAGCCGCGGATCCCAGTCGGCTTCCTTCAGAGACTTCCTGAGCATCCTCTCTCCTCGTGTCACATGGTTAGCCATGATCAGAGCAAGAGCGTAATCGGCGCGGTACCAGGGAGAATTCCCTGCAAGATCGTAAGCCTTCCGGAAATACGATCGAGAACCTTTCTCGTCGCCCTTCAGGAGAAAAATTCGTCCCTTCCCATTCAGAGCCGGGATGTAGGCAGGACTGAGTTTTAAAGCCAGATCCCATTCCGACTCAGCTGCATCCAGCGCCCCAATATCGAGCGGGGTTTCCTGTGTCCGAAGAATGGGAACAGGGTCATCCAGAAATAGAAATCGTTGGAAGGAATACGGTCGAGTTTCCGCAAAAGACTGGTAATAAGCCTGGCCAAGAAGGAAATGTCCCCCGACAGAAAGCGGGAAAGTCGAAAGGAAGCGCGACAAGTCGTAAATCGCTGTCATATTATGATGAACCAGAACAGCTGTCTGCCCTTCAAAATAGAAAGCTGCCCCCCGGAGTATCTTTCTTTTTTTTGACAGAAGATAGCCTCCCATCGACTGAAGAACCGGATCTTTACGGGCTTTTCCGAGAAGGGTGACCGCGTCAATAATTCCCTGATAATGATATCCTGCCTGAACCATCGCCAGGGCTGCATAAAGAATTGGTTTCATGACAGGCTTCTTGTGGGGATTGTCGATACCCGTTTCTGTCGGAGAGAGAATCTCCTTCCCTTCTTCCGCCAGCCGGCCAAACAGCTTTTCCGCAAGGAGATAAGACAGAACCCCCGCAACCTGGTCCGTATTTTCCAAGAGACCGGAATAAACCATTCCCCGGGTCAGGACGAGAGTCTGGCTATTTAACAAATAGGCCATGACTTTATCGCGGTCAAGAATAACGACCCGCAACCGGAACTCCGGATGATCGAAATAAGGACTCAGTCGAAGGCTGATATTTTTTAAGGAAGCATTGACTGAGCGATTCTGGACAAGTCCATATTTGAGGGCAAGGTTATTGAGGGATTCTTCA
The sequence above is drawn from the Leptospirillum ferriphilum ML-04 genome and encodes:
- the purF gene encoding amidophosphoribosyltransferase, whose protein sequence is MSHSFPPLPIESSDDHFHEECAVFGIFGHPEASKLAYLGLYALQHRGQEGTGIATMDHGRINLRKSQSLVSEFYTEEMLEDLKGSSAVGHNRYATQGGDPERDLQPLTAFFSDGSMALVHNGNLTNAPEIRRDLENDGALFTTMVDSEVLVHLIARSRGTGLVDRIAQALASVKGSYSLLALLPDRLLGIRDPLGLRPLSLGQLGESFVLASESCAFDLIGARFIRDVEPGEMVVISKGGVESYRLFPRKDSAPCIFELVYFARPDSQVFGIPVYPARKELGRQLALLHPIEADLVIPVPDSGVAAALGYSEASGIPFDMGLVRNHYVGRTFIEPKQAIRHFGVKIKLNAVPDLLKGKKVVVVDDSIVRGTTSRKIVTMLRAAGASEVHMRIASAPIVSPCFYGIDTPTRGELIASTHDLEEIRRYLKADSVGYLTVSAMEEVMRSLNVRKEPASSSSKEEQFCNACFTGNYPIPFTQEERIQHGLFDLIQIGGLSRNPSDIQE